The Moorena producens PAL-8-15-08-1 genomic interval AATATACTAACCGATTAAGGCATAATCTAGGTCTAAGATTATTCTTGCCAGTTACCTTGGTAGGTGCGATCGCATTACCAACTTTCCTTAACATCCCCCAAGCACAAGCCCAAAATAAACCATCAGCTGCTGATGGAAGTGCCTTGACGGTTCGCTCTGATGTCCAGGAAGCTAACTCCAAAACTGGCGTAGTCACAGCCCGTGGCAATGTCCAAATTAACTATCCCGCTCGCCAAATACAAGCAACTGCAGCCCAAGCCCAATACTTTAGCCGTGAGCGCCGTCTGGTTCTCAATGGCAATGTTTTTGTGTTGCAGGAGGGCAATAGTATTCAGGGTGAAACCATTACCTATTTGATTGATGAAGGACGCTTTGTAGCCCTGCCTCAACAGAACCAACAGGTAGAATCAATTTACATCGTTACAGACTCCGACAGCACCACATCACCGGCTCCAGGGCTTCCCTAGCTAAATCAACCCCTACCATCAGCCATTATGGCTTAAAAACTAGATCTTAATTGATAGAATAGCCTGCAACCGCTTCTGCTCATTTCCTGGCCATTAGTTAATTACCAAGGATATAAGGATTATCGACTATTGACTAATGACCGATTAAAGGTGCTATCTGTGAAAATACTATTAGATAATATCCATAAGTCCTATGGTAGGCGCAGTGTTGTCAGTCGCGTTAATCTTTCCGTTGCCCAAGGGGAAGTTGTAGGGTTGCTTGGTCCTAATG includes:
- a CDS encoding LptA/OstA family protein, which produces MKSDLKYTNRLRHNLGLRLFLPVTLVGAIALPTFLNIPQAQAQNKPSAADGSALTVRSDVQEANSKTGVVTARGNVQINYPARQIQATAAQAQYFSRERRLVLNGNVFVLQEGNSIQGETITYLIDEGRFVALPQQNQQVESIYIVTDSDSTTSPAPGLP